TGTTGCTTATACATGGGGGCTTACCCTGAAGACTACGAGATTAAAGGCTCCAGACTCGTACATTTGTGGGTGGCAGAAGGATTTGTAAAATCAAATAAGGAAAGAAGTTTGGAGGAAGAGGCAAAGGATTGGCTAAAGTCTCTAGTAGAGAGAAATCTAATTTCAGTTAGAGGAAAGAACAAGTACGGAAATTCAAAGAGTTACAGCATGCATGATATGATGAGGGATGTATGCATTAGGAAATCTGATGAAGACAAGTTTCTGCATGTGAAGAATGGTCCCGAGCTCACATTCTCTAATCCACGCCGCGTGAGTTTTGACATTTCAAATAGCATGGACAATGTTAATGTTTTAACAGAGTCCATGGCACTTACTCGATCTGTTATAGGCATTGGTGATTCTCAGAGGGATGAGATTCCTCCTGTTGCCTTTTTCTCCTCGAGATTGCTAACGGTGTTGGATTTAATGTACATAAATTTTGAAGAGTTCCCAACTGAAATATTTGAATTTGTCAACCTACGCTTCTTAAGTATCTGGTGCCGTTCGAGGATACCTAGAGGAATATCAAGATTGCAGAATTTGCAAACCTTGATAGGTTATGTCTGGTTTGATGTGTCATCTGAGCTATGGCAGCTCTCCGAGTTAAGAAATCTCAACGTGCGTGAAATTCAGTTGTTAAAAGACAAGGAAATGAACTACTGTGTTCTGAAGAAGCTCCAAATAATTTCAGTTACAACTCTAACTAGAGAGGCAGAAACTTGGGATGGTTTCCTCAAAAGCATTCCAAATATCAAAAAGTTGGGGATTGATGATGGCTACAGCAGAAGATCCACGGCAATCGATCTTAGTCATCTTCTCGAGCTTGAGATATTAAGATGCAATTATATCAGAATCATACCCTTCGCAGATGGTTCGGATGATTGTTCCAAAGTTACGTTTCCCTGTAACATCAGAAAACTAGTACTGTGTGGGTGTGAAATAAATTCGAGAGTGTTGGGGACTCTATGTGAACTACGTAAGCTGGAAGTGCTCAAGATAAGTGCATGCAGTTTTAAAAGGGAGGAGGAGACAAGCGATGAAGAGTGGGAGGTAGCAGAGGGAGATGAGTTCCCCTCACTGCAGTTTCTGTATCTCGAATTTTTGATTCTTGTGAGTTGGATAGCCGATTGGACCAACTTCCCCAGACTCCACCACCTCCGTGTAGATAACTGCATATATCTAGAGGAAATCCCTAGCGGCATTGGAGAAATCCCAACGCTCCAATTAATAGAGTTGGATGGATGCAGCAAATCCGCAGTGGCCTCAGCAGAAACGATTGTGGAGGAGCAGCAATCTGACTATGAAAACTATGATCTCAAACTTTCTATCCTAGACCCGCGCTAGTGAACGCACTTCCAAAAGGTAACCATTTCTGCTACTTGAAGATTTTGAATGCACTGTGGTTTCAACAACAGGTGAGGCTAAGTAGGATTGGCAActtcatttattttcatttatatttaatatcAGAAAGTATTACACTGTATCTTATTTATCTTTTCTTCTTTATCAAATCTTCTTCAAGTGTAAGGAGTTGGATGCAACGCAGCCTTGTGTCCTCATATGGAGCTTGTGCAGGAATGGGCCAACGACCTTCTTCAGTCGACAAGCTCCGTTTTCTGAATCGATGAACATCATTAGTGCAAGTTTTTATATTGTAATATCGTTAAAGATTCAAGAAAATTTCTATAGTTTTTACCTACTTTTGTACTAATCATATACTAGTATTTCATAATTACTGGGTTTTGGGGGTACTTTTTTCCTTGCAGATTAATTTCCATTGTTTTTTTAGTTCGTCCATTTCGATTTCAGATTTTCAGTTATACTTTCCTTCACATTCTAGTTTTTTCAGGAATTCATATTTCAGTGCTTGAAATTCAATAATTATCAACTAGGCCAGAGGCCAACACAATGTCACAAAATATCATAAAACAAAATTGATTTTTGTGTATTCAAACAGAAACAGAACCTTAAGGATCAAAACATCACTCTTGATGAAGAGTACAAGTCTTACACATCACAAGAGAAACGAGACGTATCGCGTAAAAAGCTACAATGCTACTGGTTCAAGACTATTCTAGGATACACACAAACCATATACACAAGGGAAGAGTATGGGGATTACTGGTGTCATTAATACGCCTTGTTTCCAGCTATTTGCTGTAATGAGGTATGAATTGCTCGGTCAAATGGTGGAGATGATCGTTTTCCCCCTCGAGGAGGGATAACGCCTGCAACAACCAGTTAAACAGCGTCATAACTCATCGAACTGACTCAAATGTGTTTCTTCATTAGGTAATTGATTAATTGATTTGCTATAAAACTGTCATTGCAGGCATAGAATGCATAAACTGATTGTGGCATGAGATTAAATACTAAGTACCTCTGCCATTGACGGTCGCATCTCAGGTTCAGTTTGAATGCATGCATATGCAGTTCTAGCCATGTAGTAGAGTTCACATGTGGTACATGGCTCCTCAAGACGGGGATCGGAAAGTTCCTTAAATGAAAGAGCCTCAATAAGAGGTAATGCCTGAAAGGAATTGAATTATATCAACAGCAGACATGATAAGTACTTTGAAAATAGATCTAGCCAGTTTTAACTTCGGAAATTGGATGTGTCGTGTAAGTTTCTGATAACTGATGTTGGCTTATCAGAAAACAAATACAAATATGTTTTGCAATAACAAATAAAAGAGAGTCCAACACGACATACCCACTGCCTGAGAGGCACTTGATGGCCATCTCTATCCAAATCTATCGACCTGCGTCCAGAGATCAGTTGTATCAAGACGATGCCAAATGCATAAACATCTGTCCGTATAGAGACAATGCCGTTCTCAGCATACTCTGGCGCAAGGTATCTGCAAAACACAAGAAACCACAAGTTCAGCTCATCTATAAAATTTTTGAAGGTAACATGACATGAAGCACCAACGGTAGACATAATATACTCACCCAAGGGAGCCAAGAATTCTCGTCTGTACGTCATCCCCATCCATCTTCCACTTTGCAAACCCAAAGTCCCCAAGCTGTTTGCggagaaataaaaattataggGAGAATAAAGTTAGCTGCTAGAACATTAGTAGATGAAAATAATTGAAGCAAAGACTCAAAATCAATTTGACAATCCTCCAAATGAAGGACGACTAAATGGATACAGAAGGTTTAAGGATCACCATAGGAACAAAGTCATGCGTGAGCATTATATTGCCTGGCCGAACATCCCGATGGATGATTGGACTTCCACGGCACTCCGCATGCAGGAAGCGCAGTCCTTTGGCAATTCCAATGGCAATAGTATACCTCTGGTGCCATTCAAGAACACGCTCTGTATTTTCTGTCAAAATTCGATAAACCGGTTGAGGCAGCTGGTGGCAATAGAAGATGTAAAGACTTCATAATTGTAATTACCGAATAAATGCCAGTTGAGTGATTTATTGCAAATGTACTCATAAACTAAGATGTTACGGTTTTCTTTGGAACAATGACCAAGCAGCATCACAATATTCTTATGACGTGCAAAGCTTAGGATGTACACTTCGGAATTAAATTCTGAAGGCCCGACTGTACTCGCTTCCCTTTGCACCTTTGCCGCAATACGCTGGCCATCTTTCAGCCTGCCTAGATATACAGGACCATATCCTCCTTCTCCTAGCAAATTGTCAGATGAAAAATCATCTGTTGCGAGCTGTATATCCACGTAACTATATCTCGTAGATATGAGCTCCGTGCACAAACCACAAGTCACGCACATAGCAGGTCCATTGGGGGATTTCTGTGAAGTGGGCTGTAACTGCTGTGGTATCACCAGCGGAGGAAAGTCGTATTCATTGTTGCCATTATTAGAGCCACCTACAGACATTCCTCATTACAATTAAAAGTATGTAAGACGGGAACATCAATATAATAGTCAATGCATAAAAGATGCACAAGCACTCTGACCTGATTTCTCTAGCTTAGGATTCGAGTTTGTCTCAAAATCATCTCTTGAGGAAGAGCTATGCTTCTTTGACGTGGATGCAATTGAAGGCACCCCATTCTTTGCCATCTCTGAGCTTTCTATCGAATACATAGATCCATG
This sequence is a window from Salvia splendens isolate huo1 chromosome 5, SspV2, whole genome shotgun sequence. Protein-coding genes within it:
- the LOC121805416 gene encoding probable serine/threonine-protein kinase PBL23, with protein sequence MVDLYVNMLQKSAEEWEAEGVDIEVKVTAGTPMRKVVMQEVAISEPTWVILDRHLRRDLRFYLRHIPCKVALILDNSSVEVLRPHSSNKKIEYVEDELFYSLSKHVPVLLFHGNENNEQSIIPFSYHGSMYSIESSEMAKNGVPSIASTSKKHSSSSRDDFETNSNPKLEKSGGSNNGNNEYDFPPLVIPQQLQPTSQKSPNGPAMCVTCGLCTELISTRYSYVDIQLATDDFSSDNLLGEGGYGPVYLGRLKDGQRIAAKVQREASTVGPSEFNSEVYILSFARHKNIVMLLGHCSKENRNILVYEYICNKSLNWHLFENTERVLEWHQRYTIAIGIAKGLRFLHAECRGSPIIHRDVRPGNIMLTHDFVPMLGDFGFAKWKMDGDDVQTRILGSLGYLAPEYAENGIVSIRTDVYAFGIVLIQLISGRRSIDLDRDGHQVPLRQWALPLIEALSFKELSDPRLEEPCTTCELYYMARTAYACIQTEPEMRPSMAEALSLLEGENDHLHHLTEQFIPHYSK
- the LOC121803589 gene encoding putative late blight resistance protein homolog R1B-16, whose protein sequence is MAYNLQTLITILEGILDPDQPRWVVDENNPQLRSLLDKATSLQQLVDKSSLTKIDSQIRQVAHQAHDIIESHMVNHMLSGSNCVRFTFSTPDLQQVTRDLDSVIEQVKKLVEMEDKKMLQELDSATEQVKLVEVEDKKMPSSSSSSVVVGIDADLMQLKDRLTDVEKLQIVPIVGMGGVGKTTLARKLYEDPLIVGHFDYRAWTTISQNYNIRQILKSLLGYITGKEYDQHNDELKVTLRKNLFGRRYLVVLDDMWSTQFWDEIKMYFPDNNKGSRIVITTRESGVANYVDSLSLQHQVQLLSGSESWNLLHQLVFREEDCPHVLEVIGRKIAGHCGGLPLAISVIGGLLSKIERSEDEWKKIGKDVKAAIAESGEQCSSILSLSYNHLPNHLKPCCLYMGAYPEDYEIKGSRLVHLWVAEGFVKSNKERSLEEEAKDWLKSLVERNLISVRGKNKYGNSKSYSMHDMMRDVCIRKSDEDKFLHVKNGPELTFSNPRRVSFDISNSMDNVNVLTESMALTRSVIGIGDSQRDEIPPVAFFSSRLLTVLDLMYINFEEFPTEIFEFVNLRFLSIWCRSRIPRGISRLQNLQTLIGYVWFDVSSELWQLSELRNLNVREIQLLKDKEMNYCVLKKLQIISVTTLTREAETWDGFLKSIPNIKKLGIDDGYSRRSTAIDLSHLLELEILRCNYIRIIPFADGSDDCSKVTFPCNIRKLVLCGCEINSRVLGTLCELRKLEVLKISACSFKREEETSDEEWEVAEGDEFPSLQFLYLEFLILVSWIADWTNFPRLHHLRVDNCIYLEEIPSGIGEIPTLQLIELDGCSKSAVASAETIVEEQQSDYENYDLKLSILDPR